One window of Candidatus Nitrospira kreftii genomic DNA carries:
- a CDS encoding hypothetical protein (conserved protein of unknown function), with protein MTSRIMTSMEAPSSTSQDERREWIRIDDRVLMEYRLLLESGHTLPVEAGAPTADMISTAVGKPTADLLARSGDSLVGSPVLPWMMKVDYLLEVILNALAAGRPDSVAMARPMDVNLSGGGVGFVSDRELSIGDQLALKLILPPFILIKATIRVIRAMPQAGGQGYAIATEFVDLKPDDQEHLIRHILQAQAEQLRARRKAAASDQLS; from the coding sequence ATGACGTCGCGCATAATGACCTCAATGGAAGCTCCATCCTCAACCAGCCAGGATGAACGGCGCGAATGGATCAGAATCGACGACCGGGTGCTGATGGAGTATCGATTGTTGCTGGAGTCCGGCCACACACTTCCTGTCGAAGCCGGTGCTCCAACTGCTGACATGATTTCTACCGCCGTGGGTAAACCGACAGCGGACCTTCTTGCTCGCTCCGGCGATTCATTGGTTGGGTCCCCGGTCTTGCCGTGGATGATGAAGGTAGACTACCTGCTCGAAGTGATTCTGAATGCATTGGCAGCCGGCCGACCAGATAGCGTCGCTATGGCACGGCCGATGGATGTCAATCTAAGCGGCGGGGGTGTGGGTTTCGTATCGGATCGAGAATTATCCATCGGTGATCAGCTTGCGTTGAAGCTGATTCTTCCTCCGTTTATACTGATCAAGGCGACCATCAGGGTCATTCGAGCGATGCCGCAAGCCGGTGGTCAAGGGTATGCCATTGCCACCGAGTTCGTCGACCTCAAGCCTGATGATCAGGAACACCTCATCCGCCATATTCTTCAAGCACAAGCTGAACAGTTGAGAGCTCGCCGTAAGGCGGCTGCCTCGGATCAGCTTTCCTAA
- a CDS encoding putative Diguanylate cyclase, translating into MASEELSPVEPQRSPDHDTLPSTREQVEALHQLLAELAGCADENDITKTLAKGLPRAIPTDVIGIASSSHEHVRIWSNDRSREQEARLRRYLLRRLGHLPADSVRRPIPLQLVPPRHLSHALKSTVQPGELDGSSRNSHEMPLMISEEKKGLLVVQRIGTQPYTAWERQLVETVGTVLTLCLRNLDACQRAQDSTLRDPLTEIFHKQALDSALTRELRVGLRYQVPACLLLLGLDFFEVVNERLGQSAGDHVLKAAADLIETTIRDLDIVGRCDGDKFAVVLPHTDRRRARVLAERLRECIERHLFVNNTGQVRTTVSIGLAAIPDIAVASTVDWMTIASSALKEAKAQGRNCIAVHTPRPPALACAMTLSLAA; encoded by the coding sequence ATGGCAAGCGAAGAGCTATCCCCAGTTGAGCCGCAACGATCACCAGATCACGACACCCTGCCGTCAACCCGAGAACAAGTTGAAGCACTCCATCAGCTCCTTGCCGAACTCGCCGGATGCGCAGATGAAAATGACATCACTAAGACGCTTGCGAAAGGGTTGCCCAGAGCGATTCCTACTGATGTTATCGGGATCGCCAGCTCAAGCCATGAGCACGTAAGGATCTGGTCAAACGACCGGAGCCGAGAACAGGAGGCGCGTCTCCGTCGCTACCTCCTTCGACGGCTTGGACATCTGCCTGCCGACAGCGTTCGACGGCCGATTCCTCTTCAACTTGTTCCTCCTCGACACCTTTCGCATGCGCTCAAATCAACCGTTCAGCCAGGTGAGCTTGATGGGAGTTCACGAAATAGTCATGAAATGCCCTTGATGATCAGTGAGGAAAAGAAAGGTCTTCTCGTTGTCCAACGAATAGGTACGCAGCCCTACACTGCGTGGGAACGCCAATTGGTCGAAACTGTGGGTACGGTGCTGACACTCTGCTTACGGAATCTTGATGCCTGTCAGCGTGCGCAAGACAGCACCTTACGTGACCCTCTCACGGAGATATTTCATAAGCAGGCATTGGATAGTGCATTGACCCGTGAATTAAGGGTTGGTCTTCGTTATCAGGTTCCAGCGTGCCTCTTGTTGCTCGGGTTAGACTTTTTTGAAGTGGTCAACGAGCGACTCGGCCAGTCAGCCGGCGATCATGTCCTGAAGGCAGCAGCGGATCTGATCGAGACCACGATCCGCGACCTCGATATCGTAGGGCGGTGCGACGGCGACAAATTCGCAGTGGTGCTTCCTCATACCGATAGGCGCAGGGCTCGAGTTCTTGCGGAGCGATTACGCGAGTGTATAGAGCGACATCTGTTTGTGAATAATACGGGACAGGTCCGCACGACGGTCAGTATCGGTCTGGCAGCCATTCCGGACATCGCCGTCGCTTCCACTGTGGATTGGATGACCATTGCGAGTTCTGCATTAAAGGAGGCGAAAGCTCAAGGAAGGAACTGCATAGCGGTCCATACCCCGCGGCCACCGGCGTTAGCCTGTGCCATGACGCTGAGCCTGGCCGCATAA
- a CDS encoding hypothetical protein (conserved protein of unknown function) yields MNSMSGNHQTEIVRLTQTAFEAARLGQWDVVIQCYRERGVLLESAEMPVSEAQQVLKVDSQVRDQVQATQAVLTSLLGQATVTRHRLQGLRQRFGVPAFAPEAMSVEV; encoded by the coding sequence CAGACGGAGATCGTGCGACTCACACAGACGGCCTTTGAGGCCGCTCGATTGGGGCAGTGGGATGTGGTCATCCAATGTTATCGGGAGAGAGGGGTGTTACTGGAATCGGCGGAGATGCCAGTCTCTGAGGCGCAACAAGTCCTCAAGGTGGATAGCCAGGTCCGTGACCAGGTACAGGCTACACAAGCTGTGCTGACCTCGTTATTAGGTCAGGCGACGGTGACAAGACACCGACTACAAGGACTACGTCAACGGTTCGGTGTGCCGGCTTTTGCACCCGAGGCGATGTCCGTGGAAGTCTAG